From one Parambassis ranga chromosome 5, fParRan2.1, whole genome shotgun sequence genomic stretch:
- the LOC114436223 gene encoding sorting nexin-6 isoform X1: MMEEAKDEASVLSVHGDDIKVTEVLKDGDTLTFLIISKKDRHKPVVSPVFQLSGTGEYHVDRTYDDFEWLQQHLFAQEDVPGIQGVIFPPLPAKPQVNASAKTMKQLGILGLGEWQPYCKAMETFLRQVAAHSVLCRNKAVEVFLTSSAPPGRQKIRKNIFNRLSQAVEEMRKEGHKDVDEFFQTERDRNLVLTSCTKTAAEKFLDMVLTEQKIAVACGHFSAALHLLVEPGEDADKQAFSRVCVKLSEVFESMKKNMTSVAENNMSTLGLGLDLESRHQEAEKEMLFRRTCKLVELESTKRNAEKAKPVKKLAMEEVKKAAETEFEHICRVAKQEITRFEKVRVEMLQQALVQWCEKQLLTAKESADQFNKHLQVFGGMA; encoded by the exons ATGATG GAAGAAGCTAAAGATGAGGCATCTGTTCTGAGTGTCCATGGTGATGACATCAAAGTTACTGAAGTCCTTAAAGACGGAGACACACTGACTTTTCTCATCATATCTAAGAAG GACAGACACAAACCTGTTGTCTCTCCTGTGTTCCAGTTGTCTGGGACAGGAGAGTACCATGTGGACCGGACCTATGATGATTTTGAatggctgcagcagcacctgTTTGCTCAGGAGGATGTTCCCGGGATACAGGGAGTCATA tttcctcctctgcctgcaaAACCTCAAGTGAATGCATCAGCCAAGACCATGAAACAGCTTG GTATCCTTGGTTTAGGGGAGTGGCAGCCATACTGTAAAGCAATGGAAACTTTCCTGCGACAGGTTGCTGCTCACAGTGTACTCTGCAGAAATAAAGCTGTGGAGGTCTTCCTGACAAGCTCAGCT CCTCCAGGCAGACAGAAGATaaggaaaaacattttcaacCGACTGAGTCAAGCTGTGGAAGAGATGAGGAAAGAAGGCCATAAG GATGTGGATGAGTTCTTCCAAACTGAACGTGATCGTAACCTTGTGCTCACCAGCTGCACCAAGACTGCAGCTGAG AAATTCCTAGATATGGTGTTGACTGAGCAAA AAATAGCAGTGGCCTGTGGGCACTTCTCAGCTGCTTTGCACCTCCTTGTGGAACCAGGGGAGGATGCTGACAAACAGGCTTTCTCTAG ggtctgtgtgaaactttCTGAGGTCTTTGAATCTATGAAG AAAAATATGACAAGCGTTGCTGAGAACAACATGAGCACGCTTGGACTAGGCCTGGACCTGGAGTCACGTCACCAGGAAGCAGAAAAG GAAATGCTCTTCAGGAGAACCTGTAAACTGGTGGAATTAGAGAGCACCAAAAGAAACGCAGAGAAGGCCAAACCTGTAAAGAAGCTTGCT ATGGAAGAGgtgaaaaaagcagcagagacagaatTTGAACACATTTGCAGAGTGGCCAAACAGGAG ATTACACGGTTTGAGAAGGTCCGTGTGGAAATGTTGCAGCAGGCTCTGGTTCAGTGGTGTGAAAAGCAGCTCCTTACGGCCAAAGAAAGTGCTGACCAGTTCAACAAGCACCTGCAAGTCTTTGGAGGAATGGCCTAG
- the LOC114436223 gene encoding sorting nexin-32 isoform X3: MMEEAKDEASVLSVHGDDIKVTEVLKDGDTLTFLIISKKDRHKPVVSPVFQLSGTGEYHVDRTYDDFEWLQQHLFAQEDVPGIQGVIFPPLPAKPQVNASAKTMKQLGILGLGEWQPYCKAMETFLRQVAAHSVLCRNKAVEVFLTSSAPPGRQKIRKNIFNRLSQAVEEMRKEGHKKFLDMVLTEQKIAVACGHFSAALHLLVEPGEDADKQAFSRVCVKLSEVFESMKKNMTSVAENNMSTLGLGLDLESRHQEAEKEMLFRRTCKLVELESTKRNAEKAKPVKKLAMEEVKKAAETEFEHICRVAKQEITRFEKVRVEMLQQALVQWCEKQLLTAKESADQFNKHLQVFGGMA; the protein is encoded by the exons ATGATG GAAGAAGCTAAAGATGAGGCATCTGTTCTGAGTGTCCATGGTGATGACATCAAAGTTACTGAAGTCCTTAAAGACGGAGACACACTGACTTTTCTCATCATATCTAAGAAG GACAGACACAAACCTGTTGTCTCTCCTGTGTTCCAGTTGTCTGGGACAGGAGAGTACCATGTGGACCGGACCTATGATGATTTTGAatggctgcagcagcacctgTTTGCTCAGGAGGATGTTCCCGGGATACAGGGAGTCATA tttcctcctctgcctgcaaAACCTCAAGTGAATGCATCAGCCAAGACCATGAAACAGCTTG GTATCCTTGGTTTAGGGGAGTGGCAGCCATACTGTAAAGCAATGGAAACTTTCCTGCGACAGGTTGCTGCTCACAGTGTACTCTGCAGAAATAAAGCTGTGGAGGTCTTCCTGACAAGCTCAGCT CCTCCAGGCAGACAGAAGATaaggaaaaacattttcaacCGACTGAGTCAAGCTGTGGAAGAGATGAGGAAAGAAGGCCATAAG AAATTCCTAGATATGGTGTTGACTGAGCAAA AAATAGCAGTGGCCTGTGGGCACTTCTCAGCTGCTTTGCACCTCCTTGTGGAACCAGGGGAGGATGCTGACAAACAGGCTTTCTCTAG ggtctgtgtgaaactttCTGAGGTCTTTGAATCTATGAAG AAAAATATGACAAGCGTTGCTGAGAACAACATGAGCACGCTTGGACTAGGCCTGGACCTGGAGTCACGTCACCAGGAAGCAGAAAAG GAAATGCTCTTCAGGAGAACCTGTAAACTGGTGGAATTAGAGAGCACCAAAAGAAACGCAGAGAAGGCCAAACCTGTAAAGAAGCTTGCT ATGGAAGAGgtgaaaaaagcagcagagacagaatTTGAACACATTTGCAGAGTGGCCAAACAGGAG ATTACACGGTTTGAGAAGGTCCGTGTGGAAATGTTGCAGCAGGCTCTGGTTCAGTGGTGTGAAAAGCAGCTCCTTACGGCCAAAGAAAGTGCTGACCAGTTCAACAAGCACCTGCAAGTCTTTGGAGGAATGGCCTAG
- the LOC114436223 gene encoding sorting nexin-6 isoform X2 has protein sequence MMEEAKDEASVLSVHGDDIKVTEVLKDGDTLTFLIISKKLSGTGEYHVDRTYDDFEWLQQHLFAQEDVPGIQGVIFPPLPAKPQVNASAKTMKQLGILGLGEWQPYCKAMETFLRQVAAHSVLCRNKAVEVFLTSSAPPGRQKIRKNIFNRLSQAVEEMRKEGHKDVDEFFQTERDRNLVLTSCTKTAAEKFLDMVLTEQKIAVACGHFSAALHLLVEPGEDADKQAFSRVCVKLSEVFESMKKNMTSVAENNMSTLGLGLDLESRHQEAEKEMLFRRTCKLVELESTKRNAEKAKPVKKLAMEEVKKAAETEFEHICRVAKQEITRFEKVRVEMLQQALVQWCEKQLLTAKESADQFNKHLQVFGGMA, from the exons ATGATG GAAGAAGCTAAAGATGAGGCATCTGTTCTGAGTGTCCATGGTGATGACATCAAAGTTACTGAAGTCCTTAAAGACGGAGACACACTGACTTTTCTCATCATATCTAAGAAG TTGTCTGGGACAGGAGAGTACCATGTGGACCGGACCTATGATGATTTTGAatggctgcagcagcacctgTTTGCTCAGGAGGATGTTCCCGGGATACAGGGAGTCATA tttcctcctctgcctgcaaAACCTCAAGTGAATGCATCAGCCAAGACCATGAAACAGCTTG GTATCCTTGGTTTAGGGGAGTGGCAGCCATACTGTAAAGCAATGGAAACTTTCCTGCGACAGGTTGCTGCTCACAGTGTACTCTGCAGAAATAAAGCTGTGGAGGTCTTCCTGACAAGCTCAGCT CCTCCAGGCAGACAGAAGATaaggaaaaacattttcaacCGACTGAGTCAAGCTGTGGAAGAGATGAGGAAAGAAGGCCATAAG GATGTGGATGAGTTCTTCCAAACTGAACGTGATCGTAACCTTGTGCTCACCAGCTGCACCAAGACTGCAGCTGAG AAATTCCTAGATATGGTGTTGACTGAGCAAA AAATAGCAGTGGCCTGTGGGCACTTCTCAGCTGCTTTGCACCTCCTTGTGGAACCAGGGGAGGATGCTGACAAACAGGCTTTCTCTAG ggtctgtgtgaaactttCTGAGGTCTTTGAATCTATGAAG AAAAATATGACAAGCGTTGCTGAGAACAACATGAGCACGCTTGGACTAGGCCTGGACCTGGAGTCACGTCACCAGGAAGCAGAAAAG GAAATGCTCTTCAGGAGAACCTGTAAACTGGTGGAATTAGAGAGCACCAAAAGAAACGCAGAGAAGGCCAAACCTGTAAAGAAGCTTGCT ATGGAAGAGgtgaaaaaagcagcagagacagaatTTGAACACATTTGCAGAGTGGCCAAACAGGAG ATTACACGGTTTGAGAAGGTCCGTGTGGAAATGTTGCAGCAGGCTCTGGTTCAGTGGTGTGAAAAGCAGCTCCTTACGGCCAAAGAAAGTGCTGACCAGTTCAACAAGCACCTGCAAGTCTTTGGAGGAATGGCCTAG
- the LOC114436482 gene encoding dnaJ homolog subfamily B member 9-like yields MAAQGAFLCVPACVLLLCLCAVLPAAVSQTNYYDTLNVETTATDSQIKRAFRKLAIKYHPDKNKSTDAEKTFREIAEAYAVLLNKEKRRLYDRVGHEAFLKTEASVEPDDDHETTFSFSFPDEFEDSPFMEDPYFQWSFHEEEQYERYSFEGQSFSLYYGDADENEEDHIYY; encoded by the exons ATGGCAGCGCAAGGTGCCTTCCTCTGTGTGCcagcctgtgtgctgctgctctgcctctgcGCTGTCCTCCCCGCTGCTGTCTCACAGACAAACTACTATGATACTCTTAATGTTGAGACAACAGCAACGGACAGCCAGATAAAAAGGGCTTTTCGCAAACTGGCCATAAAGTATCACCCCGATAAGAACAAGAGCACAGATGCAGAGAAGACTTTCAGGGAAATTGCTGAAG CCTATGCTGTTCTCTTGAACAAGGAGAAAAGGAGGCTGTATGACAGAGTGGGACATGAAGCGTTCCTTAAAACTGAGGCCTCCGTTGAGCCTGATGATGACCATGAGACAACTTTCTCCTTCAGTTTCCCTGATGAGTTTGAAGACAGTCCCTTTATGGAGGATCCATACTTCCAGTGGAGCTTCCATGAGGAAGAACAGTATGAACGTTACAGTTTTGAGGGGCAGAGCTTCAGCTTGTATTATGGGGATGCAGATGAAAATGAGGAAGATCACATCTACTACTAG